In Fusarium musae strain F31 chromosome 7, whole genome shotgun sequence, a single window of DNA contains:
- a CDS encoding hypothetical protein (BUSCO:EOG09260TDY), producing the protein MSTRQLRKLQKQRELEEIQILTEKSSGESDKENEPVAPRPRVSLFAALGGDDDDEPQDEDEDEQQQPEEDVTEIRQPSTTGKSKKKKNKKKKSKAKAAAPEEDEDEIDKAMRELNIKASTPANTSTSDNTAAQTRRINKLLSINPYHLKANNEMRSLFGRDVIESAAAEEAQERNSRPRQREIDLETYLRGPPGAPKLPEVSLRRNVFIQGREHWPKQSAGGLTMKEVAKAEDESFTEYAYAHSQSYDALQAFFFTCVEIGDPQRMIILLKEAPYHVSTLLQVSSIAKQDQNQALAAELCERALFTFGRVTTNAFRQNIEQGKARLDFRRPENRQFWLAGYHYLKSLVRKGTNRTALEWAKLMHSLDPSGDPYAMRHFIHWLAIRAHEPQWLIDFIEELEKTTDNRDSVYLRQTLVLAHLQLGNTARATEELEKGMRRVPWLYCGLFQELNLDTPPSIWGINADSNSRSFWVKLYIHQAKDIWNNAQAIPLLEKTAKSLEKVDTSVLPSTDSPPDQGVTRLVCLEGQTSLMGLAPREYLEIQPNYEFDPLPPPEEENIFSSEGTRMPFADRQRDQRSAVETRLNNMFERLAANGQGGAPGGDEDDEEDAHLAAVQALDDEELMRDLEEHERGADAQGFVQRMMHVLGIIAGPNAGGHDMPDEADEADDDQEHEHEPDQDEDQDQERGPNSGLPGAWPGSQ; encoded by the coding sequence ATGTCGACTCGACAACTTCGCAAGCTGCAGAAGCAGCGAGAGCTAGAGGAAATTCAAATCCTGACAGAAAAGAGCTCAGGTGAGAGCGATAAAGAGAACGAGCCTGTCGCACCAAGGCCTCGCGTGAGCCTCTTCGCAGCTTTGGGtggtgacgatgacgacgaaccacaagatgaggatgaggatgagcagCAACAACCTGAGGAGGATGTGACCGAAATTCGGCAACCATCAACTACAGGGAAgagtaagaaaaagaagaataaaaagaagaagtccaaggccaaagctgcagctcccgaggaggatgaggatgagatcgacAAGGCCATGAGAGAACTCAACATCAAGGCATCAACTCCTGCAAACACATCTACCTCAGACAACACAGCAGCTCAGACCCGTCGAATCAACAAGCTTCTCTCTATCAACCCATATCacctcaaggccaacaaTGAAATGCGCAGCCTCTTTGGCCGAGACGTCATCGAGTCCGCTGCAGCAGAGGAAGCACAAGAACGCAATAGTCGCCCCAGGCAGCGAGAAATCGACCTCGAAACATACCTGCGAGGGCCTCCTGGAGCCCCGAAGCTTCCAGAGGTTTCTCTGCGTCGAAATGTGTTCATCCAAGGACGCGAGCACTGGCCAAAACAAAGTGCTGGTGGCTTGACCATGAAGGAGGTGGCAAAAGCTGAAGATGAGTCATTCACGGAGTATGCTTACGCGCACTCTCAAAGTTACGACGCTCTGCaagctttcttcttcacatgCGTGGAGATCGGAGACCCTCAGCGAATGATCATTCTCCTCAAGGAAGCCCCCTATCATGTCTCGACACTCCTACAGGTCAGCTCTATTGCTAAGCAAGACCAGAACCAGGCTCTCGCAGCTGAACTCTGTGAACGGGCTCTCTTCACTTTTGGTCGTGTGACCACAAACGCCTTCCGTCAGAACATTGAGCAAGGCAAAGCACGTCTTGACTTCCGTCGTCCAGAAAACAGGCAGTTCTGGTTGGCTGGATATCACTACCTCAAAAGTCTCGTGCGAAAGGGCACCAATCGCACTGCCTTGGAGTGGGCTAAGCTCATGCACTCTTTGGATCCAAGTGGCGATCCTTATGCCATGAGACACTTCATTCATTGGCTGGCTATTCGTGCCCATGAGCCCCAGTGGTTGATCGATTTTATagaagagttggagaagacgaCAGATAACCGAGACTCGGTCTACCTTCGACAGACATTGGTATTGGCTCACTTGCAACTGGGCAATACTGCTCGTGCAACtgaagagctcgagaagggcaTGCGACGTGTCCCCTGGCTGTACTGTGGATTGTTCCAGGAGTTGAACCTTGACACACCTCCATCTATCTGGGGCATAAACGCCGATTCAAACTCGCGTTCGTTCTGGGTCAAGCTCTACATCCACCAAGCCAAGGATATCTGGAACAACGCACAAGCTATCCCTCTCCTTGAAAAGACAGCCAAGAGTCTCGAAAAGGTTGATACAAGTGTGCTTCCCAGCACTGACTCACCTCCTGATCAAGGCGTCACAAGGCTTGTATGTCTTGAGGGCCAGACATCACTTATGGGTCTGGCGCCACGAGAGTACTTAGAAATTCAACCGAACTACGAATTCGACCCTCTACCACCCCCTGAGGAGGAAAATATCTTCTCAAGCGAAGGCACAAGGATGCCTTTTGCTGACCGACAACGAGATCAGCGAAGTGCAGTCGAAACACGCTTGAACAACATGTTTGAGCGCCTTGCGGCAAACGGCCAGGGTGGTGCACCTGgcggtgatgaagatgatgaagaggacgctCACCTTGCGGCCGTGCAGGCACTagacgatgaagaactgatgagggatcttgaagagcaCGAACGTGGAGCAGATGCTCAAGGATTTGTCCAACGAATGATGCACGTCCTTGGCATAATAGCCGGGCCGAATGCTGGTGGCCACGATATGCCagatgaggctgatgaggctgatgacGATCAGGAGCATGAGCACGAGCCTGATCAGGATGAGGATCAGGATCAGGAGAGAGGACCCAACAGTGGTCTTCCAGGGGCTTGGCCCGGGAGTCAGTGA
- the RPL26 gene encoding 60S ribosomal protein L26 (BUSCO:EOG09265DAV), protein MVKVSTNVSSSRRKSRAAHFKAPSDQRRVIMSAPLSKELREKYNVRSIPIRKDDEVTIVRGSNKGREGKITSVYRLKYVVHIERITRDKANGQSVPLGIHPSNVVITKLKLDKDREDILARSKVGRELAANNKVTA, encoded by the exons ATGGTCAAAGTCAGCACCA ACGTTTCGTCTTCTCGACGCAAGAGCCGTGCCGCTCACTTCAAGGCTCCCTCTGACCAGCGCCGTGTCATCATGAGCGCTCCCCTCTCCAAGGAGCTCCGTGAGAAGTACAAC GTCCGCTCTATCCCCATCCGAAAGGACGACGAGGTCACCATTGTCCGTGGCTCCAACAAGGGCCGTGAGGGCAAGATCACCTCCGTGTACCGTCTCAAGTACGTTGTCCACATCGAGCGTATCACCCGCGACAAGGCCAACGGCCAGTCCGTTCCTCTGGGCATCCACCCCTCCAACGTTgtcatcaccaagctcaagcttgacaaggacCGTGAGGACATCCTGGCCCGCTCCAAGGTTGGCCGTGAGCTCGCTGCCAACAACAAGGTCACCGCTTAA
- a CDS encoding hypothetical protein (EggNog:ENOG41), whose translation MNVAPRLARSSARAASSQWLCFFCQNARPKLQRNAFNFARNASNNARAGQPYTPTMDEIRAHYSKKNRTVAYYVLSTILGFVTLTYGSVPLYKMICQTTGWGGQPVRAHGGPGSGDDGDLASRLVPVKDAKRIKVTFSASVSDVLPWKFVPQQREVRVLPGETALAFYKATNNSDQDIIGVATYSVTPGQCAPYFSKIQCFCFEEQRLNAGETVDMPVFFYLDPDLLNDMNMRGVETVTLSYTFFKARYDNNGRFQRPMSA comes from the exons ATGAACGTAGCGCCTCGACTCGCGCGAAGCTCAGCCCGCGCGGCTTCTTCACAATGGTTATGTTTCTTCTGCCAGAATGCCCGCCCGAAGCTCCAGCGGAATGCCTTCAACTTTGCCCGCAATGCATCGAATAACGCCCGCGCGGGACAGCCTTATACACCGACGATGGACGAGATTCGTGCGCATTATagcaagaagaacagaacCGTAGC GTACTATGTCTTGAGTACAATCCTCGGATTTGTAACCCTCACTTATGGCTCTGTGCCCTTGTACAAGATG ATCTGCCAGACTACCGGCTGGGGCGGTCAACCTGTACGTGCCCACGGCGGTCCAGGATCAGGTGATGACGGCGATCTCGCAAGTCGACTCGTGCCCGTCAAAGACGCAAAGCGAATCAAAGTCACATTCAGTGCCTCTGTGTCCGATGTCCTGCCCTGGAAGTTCGTCCCTCAGCAGCGAGAAGTGCGAGTTCTCCCTGGTGAGACCGCACTGGCTTTCTACAAGGCCACCAACAATAGTGACCAGGACATCATCGGAGTTGCTACCTACAGTGTGACACCTGGCCAGTGTGCGCCTTACTTCAGCAAGATCCAGTGTTTCTGCTTCGAGGAGCAGCGCCTCAATGCGGGCGAGACTGTGGACATGCCCGTATTCTTCTACTTGGATCCCGATCTGCTCAATGATATGAATATGAGGGGCGTAGAGACGGTGACATTGAGTTACACCTTCTTCA AAGCAAGATACGATAACAATGGCCGATTCCAGAGACCTATGTCTGCATAG
- a CDS encoding hypothetical protein (EggNog:ENOG41) — protein MAPLTPHWHQPSHPDIQEVVIVNPEEFTTKSISRISLPPFAVFAKFDFPPCTPASEPTYATVQTGRDTHLNLNIDLLEGEAPDVERPRPPERVDVINARVQLFDVGNLNILVGPKGLKVGDELTFFYPSTEWHMAQPFDCLCGTPSCRGRISGARDMTQAQLDGIWLNGHIIQLRAEQLARSEDPTATALRDAVVHAEKVLESARLALRSYTSNAHAQNGNGTYPSKYANGTLGKAAALEHRGPTSRELSGEMGGDTVRV, from the exons ATGGCTCCTCTCACTCCCCATTGGCACCAGCCCTCTCACCCCGACATCCAAGAAGTCGTCATCGTGAACCCCGAGGAAttcaccaccaagagcatCTCGCGCATTTCTCTCCCCCCTTTTGCAGTTTTCGCAAAGTTCGACTTCCCTCCCTGCACGCCCGCCAGCGAACCGACCTACGCTACCGTTCAGACCGGCCGCGACACACATCTCAACCTGAACA TTGACCTacttgaaggagaagcccCAGATGTTGAACGCCCCCGTCCTCCAGAAAGGGTCGATGTGATTAACGCAAGGGTACAGCTCTTTGATGTAGGAAACTTGAACATTCTCGTGGGACCCAAGGGTCTCAAGGTTGGCGATGAGCTCACA TTCTTCTATCCCTCCACCGAATGGCATATGGCCCAGCCCTTTGACTGCCTCTGCGGCACTCCCTCTTGCCGCGGCCGAATCTCTGGTGCTCGCGACATGACCCAAGCCCAGCTCGACGGTATCTGGCTCAACGGACACATCATCCAGCTCCGTGCCGAGCAGCTCGCCCGCTCCGAGGATCCCACTGCAACCGCCCTCCGCGACGCCGTTGTCCACGCTGAGAAGGTCCTTGAGTCCGCTCGTCTTGCTCTTCGTTCTTACACGAGCAACGCGCACGCTCAGAACGGAAATGGCACTTATCCTTCCAAGTACGCCAACGGAACTCTTGGAAAGGCTGCTGCGCTGGAGCATCGCGGCCCGACCTCTCGTG
- a CDS encoding hypothetical protein (EggNog:ENOG41): MRHIAYTARELLRLRHKPPQKDISDKLVSKVLEDRDLEDIIRTPYVNSPSLSLIIEEGNSSDADEMHRRPVQQLDGTDSDRKYRGRSDSELDRAPTVAPADLATQKSEGFQKFYNSVVSPTHVRVTAGGRIVPNTRGPHSPTSKWSRERSSIDGQSQARNLNGSQPEGVAYPVLPPSWGHFAPMVPPHAPGTLPGMALRPEGVPFIPPPMGYNLAPISYNQFPAPGLPMQLPSQAGPYGKLPEAGMEQARDVHLSHADQFDNSRPFLYNGQWWIANGGVLYPISMPPQMSFAPPAVPNPAAPRSSGDFNAAPARYGRPSSRQPDPLPLRLQNEPSRSASPPVSSIRPSSITQKQLEVLRSQKRYHQDQLRYNKHQIDARDMEEQLENICREIEHFERMLATQLEFESRKYPPEGFPDGPLSNSSNDYGNSNSEPDGINATNAVHPSGFGNQLTVGKTGGIFPQLASVQTRPQITAPTAAKNFTNTSKNDDVQQRKPSSLPIHAALAPVFQPRSDLSTSAVAPNEVEEVDEGVQMRQYERMYKNAEGWRTFFRNKLHADKSMGPPYLIGKLKPGVRPENARDTDYVYDRELTAEEERARFTYWGRAPFIFENGLPLYDGKNFYPPCVIKEEPVVANESVPQNASVPNESKTPPMKPVEVDPFHAISEATISSARYAFDDATRSESLHRTDDSLHASSTSEVPRSESHAAHSGGRYLEFRRAINERPRIPSEKLRARVSDDSGDEEGNLLFKGRRVDRDANKYPKDIWSTMRKNGKTSANVVAGQVSPMTAQGVLPHYAGHATASLTPAVTTNSRGNSAKLGDMNASPTANITVGKREENRPPLELLDQQLRGASLQDKSHQGFSTR, from the exons ATGAGACACATTGCCTATACTGCTCGCGAATTGTTGCGTCTACGCCACAAGCCTCCCCAAAAAGATATCTCCGACAAACTCGTCTCCAAGGTCTTAGAAGACAGGGACTTGG AAGACATCATCCGCACCCCTTATGTGAACAGCCCATCACTGTCCCTTATTATCGAAGAGGGTAATTCCAGCGACGCTGACGAGATGCATCGACGTCCTGTACAGCAGCTTGACGGCACCGATTCGGATCGCAAGTACCGAGGCCGAAGTGATTCTGAGCTTGATCGGGCACCGACCGTTGCTCCAGCAGATCTTGCAACCCAGAAATCCGAAGGCTTTCAAAAGTTTTACAACTCTGTTGTTTCCCCTACACATGTTCGAGTCACTGCTGGTGGCCGAATCGTGCCTAACACTCGAGGGCCACACTCTCCGACATCCAAATGGAGCCGCGAGCGAAGCTCGATCGATGGGCAGAGCCAGGCTCGTAACTTGAATGGTAGTCAGCCTGAGGGCGTCGCCTATCCTGTTCTACCTCCTAGCTGGGGCCACTTTGCTCCTATGGTTCCTCCACATGCTCCAGGAACTTTGCCAGGAATGGCACTTCGACCAGAAGGAGTCCCTTTCATTCCTCCTCCTATGGGTTATAACTTGGCTCCCATCTCATACAATCAGTTTCCTGCCCCTGGCCTCCCAATGCAGCTCCCGAGTCAAGCTGGTCCTTATGGCAAGCTTCCGGAAGCGGGTATGGAACAGGCACGCGATGTTCACCTCTCTCATGCCGATCAGTTCGATAACTCCCGCCCATTTCTCTACAACGGGCAGTGGTGGATCGCAAATGGAGGCGTTCTATACCCCATCAGCATGCCGCCTCAGATGAGCTTTGCACCCCCTGCTGTCCCCAATCCTGCGGCTCCTCGCTCCAGCGGTGATTTCAACGCAGCTCCTGCCAGATATGGACGCCCATCGTCACGACAGCCTGACCCATTGCCTCTTCGTTTGCAGAATGAGCCTTCGCGTTCCGCCAGTCCTCCCGTGTCGTCAATTCGTCCAAGCTCGATTACCCAGAAGCAGCTTGAGGTTCTTCGCAGTCAAAAACGctaccaccaagaccaacttCGGTATAACAAGCACCAGATCGATGCTCGAGACATGGAAGAGCAGCTTGAGAACATTTGCCGAGAGATTGAGCATTTTGAGCGCATGCTGGCGACTCAGCTCGAGTTCGAGTCCAGGAAGTATCCACCAGAGGGGTTTCCTGACGGACCCCTTTCCAACTCGTCCAATGACTATGGCAATAGCAACAGTGAACCCGACGGCATAAACGCTACCAATGCAGTGCATCCCTCGGGCTTCGGGAATCAATTGACGGTCGGCAAGACTGGCGGCATCTTTCCACAACTTGCGAGCGTTCAAACCCGGCCGCAAATCACGGCACCCACTGCGGCCAAGAACTTCACCAATACGTCGAAGAATGATGATGTTCAACAGCGTAAGCCATCCAGCCTTCCGATCCATGCTGCTTTGGCACCTGTGTTCCAGCCGCGCTCAGATCTATCGACATCCGCTGTCGCACCCAATGAGGTGGAAGAAGTCGACGAGGGGGTGCAGATGCGGCAATATGAACGCATGTACAAGAACGCTGAGGGCTGGCGAACGTTCTTCAGGAACAAGCTCCATGCTGACAAGAGCATGGGCCCTCCCTATCTCATCGGAAAACTCAAGCCAGGAGTTCGGCCAGAAAACGCCAGAGACACTGATTATGTGTACGATCGCGAGTTGACAGCAGAGGAGGAGCGCGCTCGCTTCACGTATTGGGGACGAGCACCTTTTATCTTCGAGAATGGACTCCCTCTATATGACGGCAAGAATTTCTATCCACCTTGCGTTATCAAGGAGGAACCTGTTGTCGCCAATGAGTCTGTTCCTCAAAACGCCTCTGTGCCAAATGAGTCAAAGACGCCGCCTATGAAACCCGTTGAGGTTGATCCCTTCCATGCTATCTCCGAAGCTACCATATCTTCAGCCCGTTACGCCTTTGATGACGCTACTCGCTCCGAGTCTTTACACCGTACCGATGACTCTCTCCACGCAAGCTCAACCTCTGAGGTGCCTCGATCTGAATCCCACGCTGCTCATTCTGGAGGTCGTTACCTGGAATTCCGCCGTGCTATCAATGAGCGTCCACGAATCCCGAGCGAGAAGTTACGTGCTAGAGTTTCAGACGACTCGGGTGACGAAGAGGGCAATCTTCTCTTCAAAGGGCGCCGAGTTGATCGCGATGCGAA CAAGTATCCGAAAGACATCTGGTCCACGATGCGCAAGAATGGGAAAACGAGCGCGAACGTAGTTGCAGGACAAGTCTCTCCAATGACTGCCCAAGGTGTGCTGCCTCATTACGCTGGGCATGCCACTGCATCCTTGACTCCTGCAGTTACGACCAACTCTCGTGGTAATAGTGCCAAGCTGGGAGACATGAACGCTTCCCCAACAGCAAACATCACTGTCGGAAAACGTGAAGAGAACAGACCGCCCCTTGAACTTCTCGATCAACAACTGCGCGGCGCCAGCCTTCAGGACAAGAGCCACCAGGGGTTCTCTACTCGCTGA
- a CDS encoding hypothetical protein (EggNog:ENOG41) has protein sequence MSSSTDRFRRKRVAIVGSGSAGIGALWALNKTYHDVYVYEASDRFGGHTNTVDFKKGKFSTKVDTGFHVLNATTYPNFTKFLEKINVKTTPTDLTFSLSRDRGAFEWSGSSPFSLFCQRRNLLSPRMWRMLFDIFRFNQFALDILSDDDDDIASIEVLNKATNCTCTDITIGQYLELEGYSNAFRDDYLLPLAASIWSTSPDRCSLEFPAATFVRFLARPQWLTIEGGSKSYVDAVMKGFPPNHLFLKTPVRHVTTESNGQVRLHLENGSSALYDHVILATHGDEAYDIIKSSASEQERSIMSSFKTSQNEVVLHSDLDMMPRRKKAWASWNYLAVSSPSSRKGNINQVSLTYNMNILQHIPRNTFGDVFVTLNPLQRPKPAQTQGRYYYSQPIYTSSAVRAQKLLKHIQNTRGISYAGAWTKYGLHEDGFSSGLEVAQEHLGAKLPFEFTDSTYSRGKVPSPSLIDHLLRLIILVIQVFVIQILERLVGGSPSPRQRLVNGNRVRFANGKHR, from the exons ATGAGCTCCTCGACTGATCGCTTCCGCAGGAAAAGGGTCGCCATCGTCGGCAGCGGCTCTGCTGGAATAGGTGCTCTGTGGGCCTTGAACAAGACGTATCATGATGTCTACGTCTACGAAGCCTCCGACAGGTTTGGCGGTCATACAAACACTGTCGATTTCAAAAAGGGAAAGTTTTCGACAAAAGTCGACACAGGTTTCCATGTTTTAAACGCCACCACCTACC CCAACTTTACCAAGTTCTTGGAAAAGATCAACGTCAAGACAACACCTACAGACCTAACATTCAGTCTATCACGAGATCGCGGCGCTTTCGAATGGTCAGGTTCCAGTCCGTTCTCATTGTTTTGTCAACGAAGAAATTTACTCTCACCGCGAATGTGGCGAATGCTTTTCGACATCTTCCGTTTCAACCAATTCGCATTGGATATCTTgagcgatgacgatgacgatatAGCGAGCATTGAAGTTTTGAATAAAGCGACAAACTGCACCTGCACAGACATCACAATTGGGCAATACCTGGAGCTTGAAGGTTACTCAAATGCCTTTAGAGATGATTATCTGCTTCCTTTGGCGGCATCAATATGGAGTACAAGTCCTGACAGATGCTCACTTGAGTTCCCCGCAGCGACATTCGTGCGCTTCCT AGCTCGGCCTCAATGGTTGACAATAGAGGGTGGCTCTAAATCATATGTTGATGCCGTCATGAAGGGGTTCCCTCCCAATCATCTTTTTCTCAAGACACCAGTCAGGCATGTTACGACTGAGAGCAACGGCCAAGTTAGGCTGCACCTGGAAAATGGCTCATCAGCTCTGTACGACCACGTCATTCTCGCCACACATGGTGATGAGGCATACGATATTATCAAGTCATCCGCCAGTGAGCAAGAGCGCTCCATCATGTCCAGCTTCAAGACTTCGCAGAATGAAGTCGTTCTCCACTCCGATCTCGATATGATGCCTCGCCGTAAGAAGGCCTGGGCCAGCTGGAATTATCTTGCAGtgtcatcaccatcttcgCGAAAGGGAAACATCAACCAGGTTTCACTCACTTACAACATGAATATCCTTCAGCACATTCCTCGAAACACATTCGGCGACGTCTTCGTTACTTTGAACCCGCTTCAAAGGCCAAAGCCTGCGCAAACGCAGGGACGTTATTACTACTCGCAACCTATATACACCTCATCCGCTGTCAGAGCACAGAAGCTTCTAAAACATATCCAAAACACTCGCGGCATTAGTTATGCTGGCGCGTGGACCAAGTACGGCCTCCACGAGGATGGTTTCAGCAGCGGGCTTGAGGTGGCCCAAGAACACTTGGGCGCGAAGCTCCCATTCGAGTTTACCGATTCAACATACAGCCGAGGCAAGGTACCAAGTCCAAGCCTCATTGATCATCTGCTACgcttgatcatcttggtgATTCAGGTCTTTGTGATTCAGATCCTTGAGCGACTGGTCGGGGGCAGTCCTTCTCCACGTCAACGGCTTGTGAATGGTAACAGGGTGAGATTTGCAAACGGAAAGCATCGTTAA
- a CDS encoding hypothetical protein (EggNog:ENOG41), with translation MAAGMPEMTTAHSTTHDGGSAPAAASQPILSSTAYDAPLSQQQTPPHHLHQQTPSQGLALTQQQQQQQRSVKRPRPVKSCTECRKRKLRCDRLCPCSQCQKSNRTCKYAMDHDSANLSEGSDTEMPEPARPAKRNCNPSIFNSGTPLPSNDSTYGPIRNGDNGAALSLEELSMRMERLERQLMARSPVVSEGSGGRLIAASSETIRGLTVKQGALRTRYHGQNSPRVLLNLFDEAKEFMANNSNNNGVRDVLLNFKRFHKALIDEYRKSLSPITVFVDSMMPVQKRMTDILPKKAVCDRLVASYVDTSETIYRIVHLPMFMEQYNLFWEGKIQSEYFLPQLLSLCSLASRFETKSKGLGNERSDGVHIPTACALVRTWLDSLRGKQLVEFEVLQVEVLLLHAQRMITPRIQDSWTSLGSIVRMAMTMGLHRDPSEFEPRIPIYFGEMRRRLWFTILDMDLHISLASNLPCLVREGDFTCRPPRNLDDVELFPDMKELPQSKPIDVVTDNQMQVYAAMTLGVRMKVAHMLNRIDTIRDYQEILEVGAKLERFLDDINYIFPRQGILSDAQKSKQWRSRVILDMHVRRPLLALYRPFAIGASDAPGQISRAYLRSSMVIMKYLDELDPMLAHFQDIAEMYHQVLKKDIIQAALSVCFYIRSAVRPASDSTGLGSQALRMSPDSSDDFPTYNPENLVLWSPSRLINTVEKTLDLLVRNISGRDTKDVVCLAVVLECVSRPEVKTDEITQNLRIVLERCLRATNMNLDGVPMGSTGVPVDGFQGDAYRHHVPFMYQRNSIGVPAALNDFDNWMLWEGWE, from the exons ATGGCCGCAGGCATGCCCGAGATGACCACAGCGCACTCAACTACCCACGATGGTGGCAGCGCCCCGGCTGCAGCTTCGCAGCCTATTCTAAGCTCAACAGCTTACGATGCACCGCTGTCGCAGCAACAAACGCCACCACACCATCTACACCAGCAAACGCCATCGCAAGGTCTGGCGCTcactcagcaacagcaacagcaacaacgaAGTGTCAAGAGACCCAGGCCAGTCAAGTCATGCACCGAATGTCGGAAGCGCAAACTACGATGCGACCGGCTTTGTCCCTGTTCTCAATGCCAGAAATCGAACCGAACCTGCAAATATGCTATGGATCATGACTCCGCAAACCTCTCTGAAGGCTCAGATACCGAAATGCCAGAACCAGCTCGACCAGCGAAGCGCAATTGCAACCCCAGCATATTCAACTCAGGCACTCCTCTTCCTAGCAACGATTCAACATACGGACCTATCCGCAACGGGGATAACGGGGCTGCGCTTTCACTCGAAGAGTTGTCAATGCGCATGGAAAGGCTCGAAAGACAACTCATGGCCAGAAGTCCCGTTGTTTCGGAAGGCAGTGGCGGCAGGCTAATTGCTGCGTCTTCTGAGACCATCCGAGGATTGACAGTCAAGCAAGGAGCGTTGCGAACAAGATATCACGGTCAAAATAGTCCCCGTGTCTTGCTTAACTTG TTTGACGAAGCCAAGGAGTTCATGGCCAACAATTCGAATAACAATGGCGTCCGAGATGTTCTGCTAAACTTCAAGCGATTTCACAAAGCGCTCATTGACGAGTACCGGAAATCTTTATCTCCGATCACTGTCTTTGTGGACTCGATGATGCCCGTTCAGAAGCGGATGACTGATATTCTACCTAAAAAGGCAGTATGTGACAGGCTTGTCGCCTCATATGTCGACACATCGGAGACCATCTATCGTATCGTCCATTTACCCATGTTCATGGAGCAGTACAATCTTTTCTGGGAAGGGAAAATACAGTCCGAGTATTTCTTGCCACAGCTACTTTCACTTTGCTCCCTCGCATCCCGATTCGAAACCAAATCAAAAGGGCTTGGTAACGAGCGATCTGACGGCGTTCATATCCCAACAGCATGCGCTCTTGTGCGAACATGGCTGGATAGTCTGAGAGGGAAACAGCTGGTTGAGTTCGAGGTACTTCAAGTCGAGGTCTTGCTCTTACATGCACAACGAATGATCACCCCGCGGATACAGGACTCTTGGACATCTCTGGGCTCAATCGTACGCATGGCCATGACAATGGGTCTTCACCGCGATCCCTCCGAATTTGAACCTCGAATCCCCATATACTTTGGCGAAATGCGGCGGCGATTATGGTTTACGATTCTCGATATGGACCTCCATATCTCACTCGCAAGTAATCTTCCTTGTTTGGTACGGGAAGGAGACTTTACTTGTCGGCCGCCCCGCAACCTGGATGACGTCGAGCTTTTCCCAGATATGAAAGAGCTCCCGCAGTCGAAACCCATAGACGTGGTTACCGACAACCAGATGCAAGTTTATGCAGCCATGACTCTGGGTGTGCGGATGAAAGTAGCACACATGTTGAATCGCATCGATACAATTAGAGACTATCAAGAGATCCTGGAGGTGGGAGCTAAGCTGGAGCGAttccttgatgatatcaactACATTTTCCCTAGGCAGGGCATTCTAAGTGATGCACAGAAGAGCAAGCAATGGAGGTCGAGGGTCATCCTGGATATGCATGTGCGACGGCCATTACTTGCACTTTATCGACCTTTTGCTATAGGAGCATCTGACGCGCCAGGTCAAATATCTCGAGCATATCTGAGATCCTCGATGGTGATCATGAAATACCTAGACGAGCTAGACCCTATGCTAGCGCACTTCCAAGATATTGCCGAGATGTATCACCAGGTATTGAAGAAGGATATTATCCAGGCGGCTTTGAGTGTGTGCTTCTACATACGTTCTGCAGTTCGGCCAGCTTCTGACAGCACCGGACTAGGCTCACAAGCTCTGCGCATGTCTCCTGACTCGTCAGACGACTTCCCGACCTACAACCCAGAGAACCTTGTGCTCTGGTCGCCATCGCGACTGATCAACACTGTGGAGAAGACGTTGGACCTTTTGGTTCGCAACATCAGTGGTCGGGACACCAAGGACGTGGTCTGTCTTGCTGTTGTTCTGGAATGCGTGTCCAGACCGGAAGTTAAGACAGACGAGATTACACAAAACCTCCGCATTGTATTGGAACGTTGCCTAAGGGCAACCAACATGAACCTCGATGGTGTTCCCATGGGCTCAACTGGAGTTCCTGTCGATGGCTTCCAAGGGGATGCATACAGGCATCATGTACCATTCATGTATCAACGAAATTCTATTGGAGTCCCGGCAGCTCTGAACGACTTTGACAACTGGATGCTATGGGAAGGGTGGGAATAA